CGATACGCACCACTTCACGTTGCCATGATTCGAGCAGCGGCGCGTTCTTCTCGATGAAATACAGCAGATTCTCCTGCGGTTCGGCCGGGTAGCGGGTCTGTTCGTGGTGCTTGTCCTCATGGGGATGCATCACCGGAATGGTTCGCCACAGGTCGTTCACCTGGCGCTGCATGTGTTCCTCGCGTTCCTGCTGGCGCCGGCGCTCCTCGGCAGCGGAAATCGGGTAGGGCCGCTTGTAACGATCCACGCCGTAGTTCATCAGCGCGTGGCAGGAGTCGAGCAGATCTTCGACCGCGTCGATCCCGTGGCGCTCTTCGCAACGCATGATGTACTGCTTGGCAAATACCAGGTAGTCGATGATGGCGCTGGCGTCGGTCCAGGTGCGGAACAGGTAGTTGCCCTTGAAGAAGGAGTTGTGTCCGTAACAGGCATGGGCGATAACCAGCGCCTGCATGGTCATGGTGTTTTCTTCCATCAGATAAGCGATGCACGGATCGGAGTTGATCACGATCTCATAGGCGAGGCCCATCTGGCCGCGCTTGTAGTTTTTCTCCGTATGCAGGAAATGCTTGCCGTAGGACCAGTGGTGATATCCCAGCGGCATGCCCACCGAGGCGTAGGCGTCCATCATCTGTTCGGCGGTGATGACTTCGATCTGGTTCGGATAGGTATCCAGGCCGTAGATGTCGTGCGCGATTCGGCCGATTTCACGGTCGTATTCGCGGATCAGATCGAAGGTCCACTCCGAGCCAGTCGATATGGGTTGGCGTTTCATGTGGCCATCCTCTTCTGGAACAACTTGCGAAACACCGGATAGATGTCTCCGGCGTCGACGATCTGCTGCTGGGCGAAACTCTCCGAATAATGCTCGGCGACCTGTTCATACTCGTACCAGAGTGCTTGGTGCTCGCGTGGCGTGATCTCCACATAGCAGTAGTACTGCATGGCCGGCATCAGCTGGCGTATCAGCAGCTCGCGGCAGATCGGCGAATCATCATTCCAGTTGTCACCGTCCGATGCCTGCGCGCAGTAGATATTCCATTCGTTGGGCGAGTACCGTGTTTCGACGATCTCCTGCGTCAGACGCAGTGCGCTGGAGACGATGGTTCCGCCGGTTTCGCGCGAGTAGAAGAACTCCTGTTCGTCGACTTCCTTGGCACTGGTGTGGTGGCGAATGAACACCACTTCGATGCGTTCGTAGTTACGCCGCAGAAACATGTATAGCAGGATGTAGAAGCGCTTGGCCAGATCCTTGGTTGCCTGGGTCATCGAGCCGGACACGTCCATCAGACAGAACATCACCGCTTTCGAACTCGGGTTGGGCTGCTTGGTGATCAGGTTGTAACGCAGGTCGAAGGTGTCGAGAAACGGGATGCGGTCTATGCGACGCTTGAGTTGCTCGATCTCGTTTTCCAATGCGCGGATGTCGGTCAGGTTATCTGGCTGGTTCTGGCGCAGCAGCTCCAATTCTTTGGTTGCAGCGCGCAATCGCGAGCGGCTGCCGCCGGACAGTGCGATCCGCCGTGCATGGGCTGCGCGCATTGAGCGAACGATGTTGATGCGCGACGGGTTGCCCTGGGCGCTGATCCCCGCACGCACGGGTTTGAAGGTATCGGCG
The nucleotide sequence above comes from Halopseudomonas xinjiangensis. Encoded proteins:
- a CDS encoding SpoVR family protein, which produces MKRQPISTGSEWTFDLIREYDREIGRIAHDIYGLDTYPNQIEVITAEQMMDAYASVGMPLGYHHWSYGKHFLHTEKNYKRGQMGLAYEIVINSDPCIAYLMEENTMTMQALVIAHACYGHNSFFKGNYLFRTWTDASAIIDYLVFAKQYIMRCEERHGIDAVEDLLDSCHALMNYGVDRYKRPYPISAAEERRRQQEREEHMQRQVNDLWRTIPVMHPHEDKHHEQTRYPAEPQENLLYFIEKNAPLLESWQREVVRIVRKIAQYFYPQRQTQVMNEGWATFWHYTLLNHLYDEGKVT
- a CDS encoding YeaH/YhbH family protein, which produces MSYVIDRRLNGKNKSTVNRQRFLRRYKAHIKKAVEEAVGRRSITDIEHGEQISIPGRDIDEPIFHHGQGGRQTRVHPGNREFTTGDQIERPQGGGGGQGGQQAGDSGEGMDEFVFQITQEEFLDFMFEDLALPNLIKRHITGADTFKPVRAGISAQGNPSRINIVRSMRAAHARRIALSGGSRSRLRAATKELELLRQNQPDNLTDIRALENEIEQLKRRIDRIPFLDTFDLRYNLITKQPNPSSKAVMFCLMDVSGSMTQATKDLAKRFYILLYMFLRRNYERIEVVFIRHHTSAKEVDEQEFFYSRETGGTIVSSALRLTQEIVETRYSPNEWNIYCAQASDGDNWNDDSPICRELLIRQLMPAMQYYCYVEITPREHQALWYEYEQVAEHYSESFAQQQIVDAGDIYPVFRKLFQKRMAT